From Coraliomargarita sinensis, a single genomic window includes:
- a CDS encoding ATP-dependent zinc protease family protein: protein MTKPLAKKKVIGWKETVDLPDWGIEHIVSKSDTGARRSALDVSNVVELPDNRIQFDIVIDRKDRSLTRTVVADIAHQTHVRSSNGQRHERYFVRTCVSIAGVAKEVEFSLVSRESMVCRILLGRKALEDDFLVDASVKHVSRARRKVRLVEDFEI from the coding sequence ATGACCAAACCACTCGCAAAAAAGAAAGTCATCGGCTGGAAGGAGACCGTCGACCTCCCGGATTGGGGGATCGAGCACATCGTCTCCAAAAGCGACACCGGCGCGCGGCGGTCGGCTCTCGACGTTTCCAACGTGGTCGAGTTGCCGGATAACCGAATACAGTTTGATATCGTGATCGACCGCAAGGATCGCTCCCTCACCCGTACGGTGGTCGCGGATATCGCCCACCAGACCCATGTTCGCTCCAGCAACGGGCAGCGGCACGAGCGCTACTTCGTGCGTACCTGCGTCTCCATTGCCGGCGTGGCAAAGGAGGTTGAGTTCAGCCTCGTTTCGCGCGAGAGTATGGTCTGCCGCATACTACTTGGTCGCAAGGCACTGGAAGATGACTTTCTCGTCGATGCGTCCGTCAAACACGTCAGCAGGGCGCGCCGTAAGGTGCGTCTGGTTGAGGACTTCGAAATCTAA
- a CDS encoding P-II family nitrogen regulator yields MKLIKAIVKPFKLEEVKEALSEIGVTGMTASEVKGFGRQKGHTEIYRGSEYTVDFLPKTMIETVVEDDVVEKAVDAIVKAAKTGKIGDGKVFVLPVEQAVRIRTEESDEDAL; encoded by the coding sequence ATGAAATTGATCAAAGCCATCGTGAAGCCCTTCAAGCTGGAAGAAGTGAAAGAAGCTCTCTCTGAAATCGGAGTGACCGGCATGACCGCCTCTGAAGTTAAAGGCTTCGGTCGCCAGAAAGGCCACACCGAGATTTACCGGGGCAGCGAATACACGGTGGATTTTCTGCCCAAGACCATGATTGAAACGGTGGTGGAGGACGATGTGGTCGAAAAGGCTGTCGATGCCATCGTCAAGGCTGCCAAAACCGGTAAAATCGGCGACGGCAAGGTCTTTGTCCTCCCGGTGGAGCAGGCCGTCCGTATCCGCACCGAAGAGTCGGACGAAGACGCGCTTTAG
- a CDS encoding Hsp20/alpha crystallin family protein translates to MSSTELQTSTATEATPTKSQARTWRRPAYDVSENEDAFNVRVNLPGVSRDGLDISIEDETLSITGSRAEVLPEGWRPLRREMPVGDYRLELRLNVAVNEDKIKAKVEDGVLDLTLPKADEVKPRKIKVS, encoded by the coding sequence ATGAGCAGCACAGAACTACAAACCTCCACCGCAACGGAAGCGACACCGACTAAGAGCCAGGCCCGTACCTGGCGCCGTCCCGCCTACGATGTGAGTGAAAACGAAGATGCATTCAACGTCCGCGTTAACCTGCCCGGCGTAAGCCGGGACGGACTCGATATCTCCATCGAGGACGAGACACTCAGTATCACCGGGAGCCGCGCCGAGGTATTGCCGGAAGGATGGCGACCGCTTCGCCGCGAAATGCCGGTCGGTGATTATCGGCTGGAACTCCGCTTGAATGTCGCCGTGAACGAAGATAAGATCAAAGCCAAGGTCGAAGACGGTGTGCTTGATTTGACTCTGCCCAAGGCAGACGAGGTGAAGCCACGTAAGATCAAGGTGAGCTAA
- a CDS encoding Hsp20/alpha crystallin family protein — protein sequence MKLIRYEYPQSPAASAFNRLFDLGGSSIDRFGSIFDDFFGGTTGFAQPAADLYEDEHNYYARFELPGMKKNEVDLELENSVLTISSVSVEKSDESESRASFQRSISVPDGVDLDAVSAAMKDGVLTVTLPKAEARKPRQITVK from the coding sequence ATGAAACTGATACGCTATGAATACCCACAGTCTCCGGCTGCATCCGCATTCAATCGTCTCTTCGATCTAGGCGGCTCTTCAATCGACCGCTTCGGTTCGATCTTCGACGATTTTTTTGGCGGCACGACCGGATTCGCTCAACCCGCTGCTGATCTCTATGAGGATGAGCACAACTACTATGCCCGCTTCGAGCTGCCCGGCATGAAAAAGAACGAGGTCGATCTCGAGCTGGAAAATTCCGTCCTCACCATTAGCAGCGTCAGCGTCGAAAAGTCGGACGAATCCGAATCCCGCGCGAGCTTCCAACGCTCGATCTCGGTTCCGGACGGTGTCGACCTCGATGCCGTGTCGGCCGCAATGAAAGACGGCGTGCTGACGGTGACCTTGCCTAAGGCCGAGGCCCGCAAGCCACGTCAGATTACCGTCAAATAA
- a CDS encoding M42 family metallopeptidase, with protein sequence MPKKKTSKKTAAKKTPKKYQAPDFLVDLLNARSPTGHEYEAQAVVDRYVGDKVDAYRRDTMGNRFATVNEAGDPSVLFAGHIDELGLIITYINDQGFLYFDTLGGHDKTMISGRRVSILTKEGEIKGVTGKRAIHLMSPEDRKKVPETHEIWIDIGVSSREEAEKLVRIGDPAIYDQSFELIRGSVGVARAFDDKAGAYAVLEAVRRLTKGKLTARVTAAATTQEEIGTRGAMTAAYSEKPDFAIAVDVGHATDSPDCDLRKYGSFKQGGGPIVCRGPNINPIAFERIVACAEKAKIPYQLEADSRPTGTDARAIQVAGDGVATGLLSIPLRYMHTPSEMVDLKDIEHTVQLLEAFARSLRKGDRGLW encoded by the coding sequence ATGCCTAAAAAGAAAACCTCGAAAAAAACCGCGGCGAAAAAAACGCCCAAGAAGTATCAGGCTCCGGACTTTCTAGTCGATTTGCTCAACGCCCGTTCGCCCACCGGACATGAGTATGAAGCTCAGGCCGTGGTGGATCGTTATGTCGGGGACAAGGTGGACGCCTACCGCCGCGACACCATGGGTAACCGGTTTGCCACCGTGAACGAAGCGGGTGACCCCAGCGTGCTCTTCGCCGGCCACATTGATGAACTTGGTCTGATCATTACCTACATTAACGACCAGGGCTTTCTTTATTTTGATACCCTTGGGGGGCACGACAAAACCATGATCTCAGGACGCCGAGTTTCCATTCTAACCAAAGAAGGCGAAATCAAGGGCGTGACCGGTAAGCGCGCGATCCACCTGATGAGCCCGGAAGATCGCAAGAAGGTTCCGGAGACCCATGAAATCTGGATCGATATTGGTGTGAGTAGCCGGGAGGAAGCGGAGAAGCTCGTCCGGATTGGCGATCCCGCCATTTACGATCAAAGCTTTGAACTGATTCGTGGTAGTGTGGGCGTGGCCCGCGCCTTTGATGACAAAGCCGGTGCCTACGCGGTGCTGGAAGCGGTCCGTCGTTTGACTAAGGGCAAGCTGACTGCGCGCGTAACGGCTGCCGCCACCACGCAGGAGGAAATCGGCACCCGTGGCGCGATGACCGCCGCCTATTCCGAGAAGCCTGATTTCGCGATTGCGGTGGATGTGGGGCATGCCACCGATTCGCCGGACTGCGACCTGAGGAAATACGGGAGCTTCAAGCAGGGTGGTGGTCCGATCGTCTGCCGCGGCCCGAATATCAATCCCATTGCCTTTGAACGTATCGTCGCTTGTGCGGAAAAAGCCAAAATTCCTTATCAACTCGAAGCCGATTCGCGACCCACGGGAACGGACGCCCGCGCGATTCAAGTTGCCGGCGACGGGGTGGCCACAGGGCTGCTGTCGATACCGCTCCGCTACATGCACACACCCAGTGAGATGGTCGATCTGAAGGACATTGAACATACCGTACAGCTTCTGGAGGCCTTTGCCCGCTCACTCAGGAAGGGTGATCGAGGTCTTTGGTAA